Proteins found in one Fulvitalea axinellae genomic segment:
- a CDS encoding RsiV family protein, with product MGSFLRLAVLGLFISLVFGCSKKSEKSESKINENQIIEGPENIAYKIVSFEKKHLDQPPLLTITVSYPEFVSANSQKTRDNINQKIASHFGASDINEIETKIDKYIGLYKRFRRKKGIDSLSKHTSNFYERVLYLSPNALSLSFESNGLNSERQFERLRLFLLDPKTGKSQTLDNFLKPGYDEKLTNLGESIFRKKQGLTTDENLFKAGFLFEGNRFYLSDNSALTEDGILFYYNPGKITDNMVEGYELKIPLDSLQTLIQKKW from the coding sequence ATGGGATCATTCTTACGCCTTGCCGTCTTAGGCCTCTTTATTTCGCTTGTCTTCGGTTGCTCTAAAAAATCGGAAAAATCAGAATCGAAAATCAATGAAAACCAGATTATAGAGGGGCCGGAAAATATCGCTTACAAAATCGTTAGTTTTGAAAAAAAGCATTTGGACCAACCTCCTCTCCTAACCATAACCGTAAGTTATCCAGAGTTCGTTTCGGCCAATTCCCAGAAAACACGCGACAACATCAATCAGAAAATCGCCTCCCATTTCGGCGCAAGCGACATCAACGAAATCGAAACCAAAATTGACAAATACATCGGGCTGTATAAAAGATTCAGGAGAAAAAAAGGAATCGACAGCCTGAGCAAACACACTTCTAATTTTTACGAGAGGGTGCTCTACCTAAGCCCAAACGCACTTAGCCTTTCCTTTGAAAGCAACGGACTGAACAGCGAAAGACAATTCGAAAGGTTGCGTCTTTTCCTTTTGGACCCGAAAACCGGGAAAAGCCAGACACTGGACAACTTCCTGAAACCCGGATACGACGAAAAGCTCACAAACCTCGGAGAATCAATATTCAGAAAAAAACAAGGCCTTACGACCGACGAGAATCTATTCAAAGCCGGTTTTCTATTTGAGGGCAACAGGTTCTATCTTTCCGACAATTCCGCACTGACCGAAGACGGAATTCTGTTTTACTACAATCCGGGAAAAATAACGGACAACATGGTCGAAGGCTACGAGCTTAAGATACCATTGGATAGCCTCCAGACATTGATCCAAAAAAAATGGTGA
- a CDS encoding OmpA family protein, whose translation MKKFILTAFTVILSLLSGYAQRLDFSLFDQNKSRVNPALGVSNYAVGNLIYRNQSMTPGFNVNAVGAGYSHPFLLRKKPFGSVGFNVINDRTAGDGALSNQEYQLFLGTGLTLTKKSYVSFALSGTSHIQKLNPKNIVTGSQYIDGFGFGRDLPINEPGLDFSKTFFGIGAGFAYTLYDKKEDIILQVGLSGHDLNSPDASWMEQDYSYPSTTSLYAKYRAFKNRDWAIYPQILISNQAGNTRAQIGGEVSRSLRHLRLPGNMYNAKAVAGLAYSTSYGPHARIGLDWNKWSVRVGQDIPIEGATNAVNSATEISLVYRRQVQKLSHLKWKDRKKRKSRPKTGKKHRARAQLKPVKKTADTSNTTETETENKERQSAEPKIEKPEITPETKLPKAGTPPEKRLLANIRFSFDESDLNDEGRMNSIKALVSLMGKTGKITLIGHTDNIGEAEYNHKLGLERAKAVKIIFQQLGISPDRISTESKGETEPLKPNDSPENRYTNRRVEVMIQD comes from the coding sequence ATGAAGAAATTTATCTTAACGGCCTTTACGGTCATTTTGTCCCTGCTTTCGGGTTATGCCCAAAGACTGGATTTTTCGCTCTTCGACCAAAACAAGAGTCGGGTAAACCCAGCCTTGGGCGTATCAAACTACGCTGTGGGCAACTTAATATATCGCAACCAATCCATGACACCCGGTTTCAACGTAAATGCTGTTGGAGCTGGGTACTCCCACCCCTTTCTGTTGCGCAAAAAACCGTTTGGAAGCGTCGGCTTTAATGTGATCAATGACCGCACGGCCGGAGACGGCGCCCTTTCCAACCAAGAATACCAGCTGTTTCTTGGAACAGGCCTGACATTGACCAAAAAGTCGTACGTCAGCTTTGCCCTTTCAGGAACGTCTCATATCCAGAAACTGAACCCGAAAAACATCGTGACCGGGTCCCAATATATCGACGGATTCGGATTTGGCAGGGACCTGCCGATTAACGAGCCCGGACTGGATTTTTCGAAGACGTTTTTCGGGATAGGAGCCGGATTCGCCTATACGCTTTATGACAAAAAGGAGGACATTATTCTCCAAGTCGGACTTTCAGGACACGACCTTAACTCTCCCGACGCCTCATGGATGGAACAGGATTACAGTTATCCCTCCACCACTTCGCTTTATGCGAAATACAGGGCGTTCAAAAACAGGGATTGGGCCATTTATCCGCAAATTTTGATAAGCAACCAAGCCGGAAACACCCGGGCGCAAATTGGCGGGGAAGTATCGCGAAGCTTGAGACATTTACGCCTTCCCGGCAATATGTATAACGCAAAGGCCGTAGCCGGATTAGCCTACAGCACATCATATGGCCCGCACGCACGCATAGGGCTCGATTGGAACAAATGGAGCGTCAGAGTTGGGCAAGATATCCCAATCGAAGGCGCAACCAACGCCGTAAATTCCGCCACGGAAATCTCGCTTGTTTACAGAAGGCAAGTGCAGAAACTCTCCCACTTAAAATGGAAAGATAGAAAGAAAAGGAAATCAAGACCGAAAACAGGAAAAAAACACCGGGCAAGAGCGCAACTCAAGCCAGTCAAAAAAACTGCGGATACATCCAACACCACAGAAACAGAAACCGAGAATAAAGAAAGACAAAGTGCCGAACCGAAAATCGAAAAACCGGAAATAACTCCCGAAACCAAACTTCCAAAAGCCGGAACACCTCCCGAGAAACGTCTCTTGGCAAATATCCGATTCTCCTTCGATGAGTCTGACCTGAACGACGAGGGAAGGATGAACTCCATAAAAGCCTTGGTCAGCTTAATGGGAAAAACCGGCAAAATAACGCTGATCGGCCACACCGATAACATAGGCGAGGCCGAGTATAATCACAAATTGGGACTGGAACGAGCCAAAGCCGTAAAAATCATCTTCCAACAACTGGGCATAAGCCCCGACCGGATTTCCACGGAAAGCAAAGGCGAGACCGAACCGCTAAAACCAAATGACAGTCCGGAAAACAGATATACGAATAGACGAGTTGAAGTAATGATTCAAGACTAG
- a CDS encoding gliding motility-associated C-terminal domain-containing protein encodes MKKLFFALFLFSVAFSAEYASAQGFRIYPEEKLDTPLPQNAMLTWIDLDNNGSLDILTHTSEGSQIFAYFLDPVDSVYKRKDITPSRLRIKNDLRVFFGQTNRDNIPDLYFTGTDHEGLYVFQAYDGTITNNKEKPVEYSLGFSDILLIYTKPKKIKSLDYNQDGRNDFVMLCEDQTIKIASIAQDSTASIRYIGNAGIQENLYLRDLNNDNITDILLSGKDKFNGLISEKGFKFSTLPFPNPHKLDVISFEDFNDDGIPSLASVTEDNSIKISSLPYMAEKIIPTSADNIIDIFSADFTSDGRSDILVFSENQNPLLLIYDPVTDSYTETILAPDTDLKGFKGYPADINNDRDLDILLVKGTETHIIENLAPENKPPHIGISDITTAFEEDTVSIFIKGSVTDETPKEALSYEYRIELLEQPLDEKFFRQGYYFLHPSLEKRRQITGRGRLDGMSKITIEDFTIKGDYLIRIEAVDNAFNISQCTGACGGGYTFIFGLNTEYLFHCPGDMMTLKVPDVTVLADWYSSVDGVLGQHVTLQKQASENEIIYARYKDSSGTPKNFRWQVTVPDGTKPTFFDDELKVCLGGSAKLPVGPKPEIYSWENTATGAEGTDPNITVDHKDVQHYKIWFDNNLKCFYGQVRVQGQQPDVSISPQNPTIDYGSTVDLKASGASTYIWEPANGLEDSEGAIVTVSPTEDTKYSVTGTDNLGCKNSDETTVTVKHSLHIPNMFSPNDDGRNEQFKVYGNAVTQNFRLRIFNRQGILMYETNDLQEARSQGWNGTKDGQKQPAGIYYWKLEGKFESGRDLNAEGETTGPIRLIR; translated from the coding sequence ATGAAAAAATTATTCTTCGCGCTTTTCCTTTTTTCCGTCGCCTTTTCGGCCGAATACGCCAGCGCCCAAGGTTTCCGCATTTATCCGGAGGAAAAACTTGACACGCCCCTGCCCCAAAACGCAATGTTGACGTGGATTGACCTGGACAATAACGGTTCCCTTGACATCTTGACGCACACCAGTGAAGGTTCGCAGATTTTCGCCTATTTTCTCGATCCCGTGGACTCTGTTTACAAACGGAAAGACATTACGCCTTCCAGACTCCGAATCAAAAACGATTTGCGTGTCTTTTTCGGGCAAACGAACAGGGACAACATACCCGACCTCTATTTTACGGGGACGGACCACGAAGGTCTATACGTTTTTCAAGCGTACGACGGCACGATAACAAACAACAAGGAAAAACCCGTGGAATACAGCCTCGGCTTCTCCGACATACTATTGATCTATACCAAACCGAAGAAGATCAAAAGCCTGGACTACAACCAAGACGGCAGGAACGATTTCGTGATGTTATGCGAAGACCAAACGATCAAAATCGCATCCATCGCACAAGATTCCACCGCTTCTATCCGATACATTGGGAATGCCGGAATCCAGGAAAATCTTTATCTCCGTGACCTCAACAATGACAACATTACGGATATCCTCTTGTCCGGAAAGGATAAATTCAATGGCCTGATTTCCGAAAAAGGATTTAAATTCTCAACCCTCCCTTTTCCGAATCCACACAAACTGGACGTTATCAGCTTTGAAGATTTCAACGATGATGGAATTCCTTCATTGGCATCCGTTACGGAAGATAATAGTATTAAAATCAGTTCCCTTCCCTATATGGCTGAAAAAATCATCCCGACTTCAGCCGATAATATCATCGACATCTTTTCTGCTGACTTTACTTCTGACGGCAGAAGCGACATATTGGTCTTTTCGGAAAACCAGAACCCATTGCTTCTTATTTATGATCCCGTCACGGATTCATACACGGAAACCATTCTGGCTCCTGACACGGATTTGAAAGGCTTTAAAGGATACCCAGCGGACATCAACAACGACCGGGATTTGGACATCCTTTTGGTCAAAGGGACCGAAACACATATTATCGAAAACCTGGCTCCCGAGAACAAACCTCCGCATATTGGAATTTCCGATATTACGACAGCGTTTGAAGAAGATACCGTATCAATTTTCATTAAAGGATCGGTAACGGATGAAACTCCTAAAGAGGCTTTATCTTACGAATATCGTATCGAATTGCTGGAGCAACCATTGGATGAAAAGTTCTTCCGCCAAGGATATTACTTCCTCCACCCTAGTTTGGAAAAACGGAGACAAATAACCGGCAGAGGCAGGCTTGACGGTATGTCCAAAATCACGATTGAGGATTTTACTATAAAGGGAGATTATCTAATTAGAATAGAAGCCGTAGACAACGCGTTCAATATCAGCCAATGTACGGGAGCATGCGGTGGAGGCTATACATTTATTTTCGGGCTTAACACCGAATACCTGTTTCATTGCCCCGGAGACATGATGACGCTAAAAGTACCTGACGTTACTGTATTAGCCGATTGGTACTCGAGTGTCGACGGAGTTTTAGGCCAACATGTCACCTTACAAAAGCAAGCCTCGGAAAATGAAATTATATACGCCAGATACAAAGATAGTTCGGGGACTCCGAAAAATTTTCGCTGGCAAGTAACAGTCCCCGACGGCACAAAACCCACATTCTTCGATGATGAACTGAAAGTTTGCCTTGGTGGGAGCGCAAAACTACCGGTCGGGCCGAAACCGGAGATCTACTCTTGGGAAAACACCGCAACCGGCGCAGAAGGAACCGACCCGAACATAACCGTTGACCACAAAGACGTACAACACTACAAAATATGGTTCGACAATAACTTGAAGTGCTTCTACGGCCAGGTAAGAGTGCAGGGTCAACAACCGGACGTTAGCATTTCACCCCAAAACCCGACTATCGATTACGGATCTACCGTTGACCTGAAAGCTTCGGGAGCCTCAACCTATATTTGGGAGCCCGCCAACGGATTAGAAGACTCTGAAGGCGCCATAGTAACAGTATCGCCAACAGAAGACACGAAATACAGCGTAACAGGCACAGACAACCTCGGCTGTAAAAACTCTGACGAAACTACCGTTACGGTAAAACACTCGCTTCATATCCCGAATATGTTCTCGCCGAACGATGACGGCCGCAACGAACAGTTCAAAGTATACGGCAATGCGGTAACGCAAAACTTCCGTTTGCGGATTTTCAACAGGCAGGGAATCCTGATGTATGAGACTAACGACTTGCAAGAAGCTCGATCCCAAGGCTGGAACGGCACCAAAGACGGACAGAAACAACCCGCCGGGATTTACTACTGGAAACTGGAAGGCAAATTTGAAAGCGGAAGAGATCTTAACGCCGAGGGCGAAACCACAGGCCCGATAAGACTTATCCGCTAA
- a CDS encoding energy transducer TonB: protein MKSRNKPHIVEYEYRPVSAENMRKHMDFDKILEQHAATASAVRTESIFKSPFAMISYGLIAGAATTLFFLGKAPEPEFTLSSPEPITLNEEKTGLEIPETETLEIKKQAKDIKLHTEAETQESESPNVPKVEIFDKAIKKQETSAVAESAKVPAAADHSVEVQNEDQATEAQIDKPEIALETESQEEEVEILAEPQETAKENITSASLNSDAMPVIGFDRFYAFLDTAIIYPEKLRNKRKIADEVTVLAEFDVDEFGTIKNISIGKAPHKAFKEEAVRILETMPKWKPAIENGKAVSSRFSLSFQFYKEK, encoded by the coding sequence ATGAAATCAAGAAACAAACCTCACATCGTCGAATACGAATACCGGCCGGTCTCCGCAGAGAACATGAGAAAACACATGGACTTTGACAAGATTCTGGAACAACACGCCGCAACAGCTTCTGCTGTTCGGACGGAATCCATTTTCAAGTCTCCGTTTGCCATGATCTCTTACGGACTTATCGCCGGTGCCGCGACCACTCTGTTTTTTCTCGGCAAAGCGCCTGAGCCAGAGTTCACGCTTTCATCACCGGAACCAATCACTCTAAACGAGGAAAAAACCGGTTTGGAAATACCGGAAACCGAAACTTTAGAAATAAAAAAACAGGCTAAAGACATAAAACTCCACACGGAAGCAGAGACTCAGGAGAGCGAAAGTCCAAATGTTCCCAAAGTGGAAATTTTCGACAAGGCAATAAAGAAACAGGAAACATCCGCAGTCGCCGAAAGCGCCAAAGTTCCAGCGGCAGCAGACCATAGCGTCGAAGTCCAGAACGAAGATCAAGCAACCGAAGCCCAGATTGACAAGCCAGAAATAGCTTTGGAAACCGAAAGCCAAGAAGAAGAGGTGGAAATCCTTGCCGAACCACAGGAAACGGCAAAGGAAAATATCACATCGGCCTCACTAAACTCTGACGCCATGCCCGTGATTGGCTTCGACCGCTTTTACGCGTTTCTGGATACGGCGATTATTTACCCCGAAAAGCTTCGGAACAAACGCAAAATCGCTGACGAAGTAACCGTTCTGGCCGAATTCGATGTCGACGAGTTCGGCACTATCAAGAATATCAGTATCGGGAAAGCTCCGCACAAAGCGTTCAAGGAAGAGGCCGTCAGGATTTTGGAAACTATGCCAAAATGGAAACCGGCCATCGAGAACGGCAAAGCCGTAAGCTCTCGTTTTTCTCTGTCTTTCCAATTTTACAAAGAGAAGTAA
- a CDS encoding sigma-70 family RNA polymerase sigma factor produces MLSTTFNKEEEQIIEQAKKDPAHFRELYEKYFGKIFNFIHRKVYDEHLAADITSQVFLSALNSLHKYEHRGFPFSAWLYRIALNEVRQHFRDKKKQMYVFLDEQTLGNLEKDVDLWFDPEDPKDRNILQAAVSGLNEKDAYLLELRFQQELNYRDIGEVLGTNENNIKQRAHRLYKKLRKACETAQSKYA; encoded by the coding sequence GTGCTCAGTACTACTTTCAACAAAGAAGAAGAACAGATCATTGAGCAAGCAAAGAAGGATCCGGCCCATTTCAGGGAACTCTACGAGAAATACTTCGGAAAGATATTCAACTTTATCCACCGAAAGGTTTACGACGAGCATCTGGCGGCCGACATCACCTCACAAGTGTTTCTCAGCGCTCTGAACAGTCTTCATAAATACGAACACAGGGGATTCCCTTTTTCGGCGTGGCTTTACCGCATCGCACTGAACGAGGTGCGCCAACATTTCCGTGACAAGAAAAAACAGATGTACGTCTTCCTCGACGAGCAGACCCTCGGCAATTTGGAAAAAGACGTGGACCTGTGGTTCGACCCGGAAGACCCCAAAGACCGGAACATTCTGCAAGCCGCCGTTTCGGGACTGAATGAAAAGGACGCGTATTTACTGGAATTGCGATTCCAGCAGGAACTCAATTATCGCGACATAGGCGAAGTTCTCGGAACAAACGAGAACAACATCAAACAACGCGCCCACAGACTTTACAAAAAACTGCGCAAGGCCTGCGAGACCGCACAGTCCAAATACGCTTAA
- the aldA gene encoding aldehyde dehydrogenase — protein sequence MTNQTQSSVAEDVKVYKQFINGEFVDTNSGSYYDVINPCTEEVLSQVANGDAEDARLALEAARNSQDAWAKLAACERAGYLKEMARITRENRVELATILAKEQAKILPLAQVEIDVTAEYFDYNAGWARRVEGEIIQSDNPKENIYLYKMPIGVTVGICPWNFPFFVMARKVAPALVTGNTSVIKPSSFAPNTIMRFVELIQGIGLPKGVLNVICGWGSDCGHALASSPITGLVSLTGSVEAGEKVMAACAPNITKVNLELGGKAPAIVCEDADLELAVTAIVNSRVIYSGQVCNCAERVYVHEDVYEQFMEMLVKRMSEVKVGDALAEDTPDMSSQISLQQLEKIEAMVARAVEEGCEVLTGGARDDRFETGFFFQPTVLANCRQEMEVIQKEVFGPVLPVVKVKDFDEAIALANDSEYGLTSSVYTQDANKAMKAVNEIKFGETYINRHNFEAIQGFHAGWRKSGIGGADGKHGMEEYLQTRMIYWERH from the coding sequence ATGACCAATCAAACTCAATCGTCCGTAGCCGAGGACGTAAAGGTTTACAAGCAGTTTATCAACGGCGAATTTGTCGATACGAATTCGGGATCTTATTATGACGTAATCAACCCTTGTACGGAAGAGGTGCTTAGCCAAGTGGCCAACGGGGACGCCGAAGACGCCCGTTTGGCGTTGGAAGCCGCCCGCAACTCGCAAGACGCTTGGGCGAAACTCGCCGCTTGCGAAAGGGCTGGTTATTTGAAAGAAATGGCCAGAATTACCCGTGAGAACAGAGTGGAGCTGGCGACGATTTTGGCTAAAGAACAAGCCAAGATCCTTCCTTTGGCCCAAGTGGAAATCGACGTGACGGCCGAATATTTTGATTATAACGCCGGTTGGGCGCGTCGCGTGGAAGGCGAAATCATCCAGAGCGACAACCCTAAAGAGAATATTTACCTCTATAAAATGCCGATAGGGGTGACCGTGGGTATTTGCCCTTGGAACTTCCCGTTTTTCGTAATGGCCAGAAAAGTGGCTCCGGCTTTGGTTACGGGCAACACCAGCGTAATTAAGCCTAGCTCATTCGCTCCGAACACGATTATGCGTTTTGTGGAGTTGATCCAAGGTATTGGTTTGCCGAAAGGCGTATTGAACGTAATCTGCGGTTGGGGTTCCGATTGCGGACACGCTTTGGCCAGTAGCCCGATCACGGGTCTGGTAAGCTTGACCGGAAGCGTGGAAGCGGGCGAAAAAGTGATGGCCGCTTGCGCTCCGAATATCACGAAAGTGAATTTGGAACTTGGCGGAAAAGCTCCGGCAATCGTATGCGAAGACGCCGATTTGGAATTGGCCGTTACGGCGATCGTTAACTCGCGCGTGATTTACAGCGGGCAGGTTTGTAACTGCGCCGAGCGCGTATACGTGCACGAAGACGTTTACGAGCAGTTTATGGAAATGCTCGTTAAGCGCATGAGCGAGGTGAAAGTGGGTGACGCTTTGGCCGAAGATACGCCTGATATGAGTAGCCAAATCTCGCTTCAGCAATTGGAGAAAATCGAGGCTATGGTAGCCCGTGCCGTTGAGGAAGGATGTGAGGTTCTGACTGGCGGTGCCCGTGACGATCGTTTCGAGACCGGCTTCTTCTTTCAGCCTACGGTTTTGGCGAATTGCCGTCAGGAAATGGAAGTTATTCAGAAAGAAGTTTTCGGCCCCGTTCTTCCTGTCGTTAAGGTTAAGGATTTTGATGAGGCGATCGCTTTGGCTAATGACAGCGAGTACGGTCTGACTTCTTCGGTTTATACCCAAGACGCCAACAAAGCGATGAAGGCCGTAAACGAGATCAAGTTTGGCGAGACATATATCAACCGCCACAACTTTGAGGCTATCCAAGGCTTCCACGCTGGATGGAGAAAGTCGGGAATTGGCGGAGCGGACGGCAAACACGGAATGGAAGAGTATTTACAGACCAGAATGATATACTGGGAAAGGCATTGA